In the genome of Coregonus clupeaformis isolate EN_2021a chromosome 1, ASM2061545v1, whole genome shotgun sequence, one region contains:
- the LOC123491433 gene encoding nck-associated protein 5-like yields the protein MSLGWKRPWCRTAAEPGGAGADSPVDTVDIMKSLKRRKTQPWPWRMRARGEQYEHCLDEVANQVVQALLTQKDLREECLKLRTRVFDLEQQNRTMSVLFQQRVRPASDLLLQKLHSRIMDLSAADLLLEPERSKSFLLSRNTDSPPHDVQLNGKAGLPVAKCLSQLSLTVQAPVYPRSSCSSSELSLSSACSEYSSGSYTWNDGRSCGKISSLTWEKRLSLGSSAPGNICAPLEEQLPTRRKESHILEGLRKLQRRKPKGSSSSGVSKSGDKDCMNSNEGIYSLGIKSGSKGISKPTYVGRTTVSGVGCKRFVYDSDDADDESLHSAYCRRDSVPSKDGGWMYFRKLSHSVSDSLCSWDGLQDSGIVGDSNCSMGTKHPSGYNSKERPEKLKSFINSFLSGGRTSAVLNPSLLHFDVSPTEAECPLHLSDTDPEDLHSEVSDHRLPVSRTAEQLQKDIKRLSRDADKLLPIHCLRREPGRTQSADGRPRPFCLIKEHKGAKTQSEESIMSIFDADGQPIELSAQQSSVGAGARKEIPGRKGNGVAEYAALSPHDRPIRHKVGNNGRNYTVLESPEKCHSKASSRESSNSREGKPREAANAGMTGQRAPHLVFQPAPPHFPRRHLEHMDYREQPTRDRHCEASSKTELRSPSPPLPPGRTTSLLIRPNYDGSPQALKPGAQPSTPTTVRGPPPSYHPPPVPNMQHSLPPPPYKGQDTIDLDAGYGTAIAPQKLLDKSSQQHPASNETPSKGTSKRVPTKLYLPSSASGHVPDHPVNAPKSSKNVPPPSYNSQRGSSLQSTFTSKKGTNDNRHPMLYKTSSSFPVTLQGHPQSPTEPHGSMTPQAVANPPVSETSTQNSTEKASKTRIPMGFKAFVKSPPSLQKGSTTIPGKQEKEHINSVSKETVTSNAFAPCDSFQAVYVDSLAMTSIMETKGEVQCILQEEEAHTSELAEQGEVGDKSDCDSRLFKRSISVTTKPHLKPALGMNGAKARSQSFSTHYMEKPNINVLDGHVKIRTQIITNSGERGNSLTRQSSFVEGLQMKPSSGSGESPVRCPSHRLSHYGGMTGSNSHQGLPERASKSGSTGDGPRNTAKGESITAPPQKEVRSLPLADRIGLKNSQNPKKVPEATTKGGKVLSPGKLDLLKSVKVQAGCSQGALDEGEQPVSPTVCTIEEKVMMGIEENIQKGQGQEKVTASETKQKTGPSLANWFGLRKSKLPALNGKKSDATSPKEKDEKKDLKIGSVLGGKQMKSDKKKDKKKNDSQFEKSPELTLSENKLSSIMDHCNIQMGQIANQIQCSTTYTGKDQFMKELLGRSVRK from the exons AAACTCCACTCTCGGATCATGGATTTGTCTGCCGCTGATCTCCTCCTGGAGCCTGAGAGAAGCAaaagcttcctgctatccaggaaCACTGACTCTCCACCTCAT GATGTCCAACTGAACGGAAAGGCGGGACTTCCTGTGGCCAAGTGTCTGAGCCAGCTGAGTCTGACGGTGCAAGCGCCAGTCTACCCACGCAGCAGCTGTAGCAGCAGCGAGCTGTCCCTGTCTAGTGCCTGCAGCGAATACTCCAGTGGCTCCTACACCTGGAACGACGGACGCTCCTGTGGGAAAATA TCATCTCTGACGTGGGAGAAGAGGTTGAGCCTGGGTTCCTCAGCCCCCGGAAACATCTGCGCCCCCCTGGAGGAGCAGCTCCCAACAAGGAGGAAGGAGAGCCACATCCTAGAAGGCCTGCGGAAGCTCCAGAGGAGAAAACCCAAAGGCTCCTCATCCTCCGGGGTCTCCAAGTCGGGCGACAAGGACTGCATGAACTCTAATGAGGGTATCTACTCTCTGGGGATTAAGAGTGGGAGCAAGGGAATCTCCAAGCCCACTTATGTGGGAAGGACCACTGTCTCAGGGGTGGGGTGCAAAAGGTTTGTGTACGACTCTGACGATGCGGATGACGAGTCACTACATTCGGCGTACTGCAGACGAGACAGCGTCCCCAGTAAGGACGGAGGCTGGATGTACTTCAGGAAGCTGTCGCACAGCGTCTCGGACAGTCTGTGTAGCTGGGACGGGCTGCAGGACAGTGGCATAGTAGGGGATAGTAACTGCAGCATGGGTACGAAGCACCCGTCCGGCTATAACTCCAAGGAGCGGCCGGAAAAACTCAAGAGCTTCATCAACAGTTTCCTCTCTGGGGGACGGACCTCGGCTGTTCTAAACCCCTCCCTGTTGCACTTTGACGTCAGCCCCACAGAGGCTGAATGCCCCCTCCACCTCTCAGACACCGATCCTGAGGATCTGCACTCTGAGGTCAGTGACCACCGGCTGCCTGTTAGCCGGACAGCTGAGCAACTACAGAAGGACATCAAGAGGCTCTCGAGGGATGCTGACAAGCTGCTTCCCATACATTGCTTGAGGAGGGAACCTGGCCGAACCCAGTCTGCTGACGGAAGACCCAGGCCCTTCTGCCTAATCAAGGAACACAAGGGGGCCAAAACCCAGTCTGAGGAGAGTATCATGTCTATATTCGATGCAGACGGACAGCCCATTGAACTCAGTGCTCAGCAGTCCTCCGTTGGTGCTGGGGCTCGGAAAGAGATTCCTGGGAGGAAGGGGAATGGGGTTGCTGAGTATGCAGCACTGTCGCCTCATGATAGGCCCATTCGTCATAAAGTAGGCAACAATGGAAGGAACTACACTGTACTAGAATCTCCTGAAAAGTGTCATAGTAAGGCTAGCAGCAGAGAAAGCAGCAATAGCAGGGAGGGGAAGCCCAGAGAGGCTGCAAAC GCAGGAATGACTGGACAAAGGGCTCCTCATCTGGTGTTCCAACCGGCTCCCCCACACTTCCCAAGAAGGCATTTGGAACACATGGACTACAGGGAACAGCCTACCAGAGACAGACACTGTGAAGCCAGCAGCAAAACTGAACTCAGGTCCCCGTCTCCTCCCCTGCCCCCTGGCCGCACCACCTCCTTACTTATCAGACCAAACTACGATGGGTCACCTCAAGCACTTAAACCAGGGGCACAACCATCCACGCCTACAACTGTGAGGGGGCCACCCCCGAGTTACCACCCCCCGCCTGTACCAAATATGCAACATTCATTACCACCACCACCCTACAAGGGCCAAGATACCATAGACCTGGACGCAGGCTACGGTACCGCAATCGCACCTCAGAAACTGTTGGACAAATCGAGCCAGCAGCACCCTGCTTCAAATGAGACCCCCTCTAAAGGCACTTCGAAACGGGTCCCCACAAAACTCTACCTCCCCTCCTCAGCCTCAGGGCATGTGCCTGATCACCCTGTAAATGCACCTAAAAGCTCAAAGAATGTCCCTCCTCCCTCATACAACTCTCAACGTGGCTCTTCGCTTCAAAGCACATTTACTAGTAAGAAAGGTACCAATGACAATAGGCATCCTATGTTGTATAAGACCTCTAGTAGTTTTCCTGTAACTCTGCAGGGCCACCCTCAGTCTCCAACAGAACCTCACGGTAGTATGACTCCTCAAGCTGTAGCGAACCCACCTGTCTCTGAAACTAGCACTCAAAATTCCACTGAAAAAGCGTCAAAGACACGCATTCCTATGGGCTTCAAAGCTTTTGTGAAATCACCCCCCTCACTGCAGAAAGGCTCCACCACAATACCAGGAAAGCAAGAGAAGGAACACATCAACTCGGTCTCCAAAGAGACTGTGACTTCAAATGCTTTCGCCCCATGTGACAGTTTTCAGGCAGTGTATGTTGATTCGTTAGCCATGACTTCCATCATGGAGACTAAGGGTGAGGTCCAGTGCATCCTTCAGGAAGAGGAGGCACACACCTCTGAGTTGGCAGAGCAGGGGGAGGTTGGTGACAAGTCGGACTGCGACAGTAGACTGTTCAAGAGGTCCATATCTGTCACGACCAAACCTCACCTAAAGCCCGCCCTGGGGATGAACGGGGCGAAAGCGCGCAGCCAGAGTTTCAGCACCCACTACATGGAAAAACCCAACATCAACGTGTTGGACGGACATGTGAAGATTCGAACCCAGATCATCACCAACTCTGGAGAGAGGGGGAACTCATTAACAAGGCAGAGCTCATTTGTTGAGGGCCTACAGATGAAACCCAGTAGCGGATCTGGGGAAAGTCCGGTCCGTTGCCCTAGCCACAGGTTGAGCCACTACGGAGGTATGACAGGCTCTAACAGCCACCAGGGCCTTCCGGAGAGAGCCTCCAAATCGGGCTCCACCGGTGATGGGCCACGGAACACTGCAAAGGGGGAGAGCATCACGGCTCCACCTCAGAAAGAAGTGCGTAGCTTACCCCTTGCCGACCGGATCGGCTTGAAGAACTCCCAAAATCCCAAGAAGGT CCCAGAGGCCACAACAAAGGGTGGGAAAGTGCTCAGCCCCGGCAAACTAGACCTCCTGAAGAGCGTCAAAGTCCAGGCAGGCTGTTCTCAAGGGGCGCTCGATGAGGGAGAGCAACCAGTGAGCCCCACAGTCTGCACCATCGAGGAGAAGGTCATGATGGGGATCGAGGAGAATATCCAGAAAGGTCAGGGTCAAGAGAAGGTAACAGCATCGGAGACCAAGCAGAAGACCGGCCCTTCTCTGGCCAACTGGTTCGGCCTACGTAAAAGCAAGCTGCCAGCCTTGAATGGGAAGAAATCAGACGCCACCTCCCCGAAAGAGAAAGATGAGAAAAAAGATCTGAAGATCGGATCCGTGCTGGGAGGCAAACAGATGAAATCGGACAAAAAGAAGGACAAGAAGAAAAATGACAGCCAGTTCGAAAAGAGTCCAGAGCTGACGTTGTCGGAGAACAAGCTGAGCTCGATCATGGATCATTGCAATATTCAGATGGGACAAATAGCCAATCAGATCCAGTGTTCTACAACCTACACCGGGAAAGACCAGTTCATGAAAGAGCTTCTTGGCAG GAGTGTAAGGAAG
- the LOC123491962 gene encoding nck-associated protein 5-like codes for MRGDMEICSDTATIIVTQKISLQGENEEDPTPETSCQDHMIGSSCQMRTLDSGIGTFPLPTPSPGSTGATFPDPSPAQTR; via the exons ATGAGGGGAGATATGGAGATCTGCTCCGATACAGCT ACCATCATTGTGACACAGAAGATCAGCCTGCAAGGAGAGAATGAGGAGGACCCCACCCCCGAGACATCATGTCAGGATCATATGATAG GCTCCAGCTGCCAGATGAGAACCCTGGACAGCGGGATTGGCACCTTCCCCCTCCCGACTCCATCACCCGGGTCAACGGGCGCCACATTCCCAGATCCGAGTCCAGCCCAGACCAGATGA
- the LOC123491469 gene encoding uncharacterized protein LOC123491469: protein MDYYQHDMFSHIEKDDHRRSFSQYNLLHNQSSLEGKARDRLSKGNQVDMTTGGCGGVVQAGSRDVSLESLNKLNSSGLGLYRRQSKGQVAVTAPVPRGEREEDCCSRADNEPRRPATGSNKPGRRSVVIWERMLLLIYGTLLGIFLKTGYALQIQCYQCEEVKNDECSTAEFIVNCTVNVQDMCQKEVLVKEDGIFYRKSCASSGACLISSSGYQQFCTGRINSVCISCCNTPLCNGPRKKNRPVPSAATSSFSSLLFLLVSLTLVSLSDIDLEASTCPVPLPEDNTRVL, encoded by the exons ATGGACTACTATCAACATGACATGTTCTCTCACATAGAGAAGGACGACCACAGGAGGAGTTTCTCCCAATACAACTTGTTGCACAACCAATCATCGCTAGAGGGAAAAGCACGAGACAGACTAAGC AAAGGGAATCAAGTGGACATGACGACAGGCGGCTGCGGCGGAGTGGTCCAGGCCGGCTCTAGAGACGTGTCCTTGGAGTCCCTGAACAAGCTGAACAGCAGTGGGCTGGGGCTGTACCGGAGACAGAGCAAAGGCCAAGTAGCGGTGACTGCTCCTGTTCcgcgaggggagagagaggaggactgctGCAGCAGGGCTGACAACGAGCCTCGTCGTCCAGCTACCGGCTCCAACAAGCCCGGGAGGCGGAGCGT TGTCATTTGGGAGAGGATGTTGCTTCTAATTTATGGAACTTTGCTTGGAATTTTCCTCAAAACAG GTTATGCTCTCCAGATCCAGTGTTACCAGTGTGAGGAGGTGAAAAACGATGAATGCTCCACGGCAGAGTTCATCGTCAACTGCACTGTCAACGTGCAGGACATGTGTCAGAAGGAGGTGCTGGTGAAGGAGGATG gcATATTTTACCGCAAGTCCTGCGCCTCGTCCGGGGCATGCCTCATATCCTCGTCAGGCTACCAGCAGTTCTGCACTGGAAGGATCAACTCTGTGTGCATCTCCTGCTGtaacacaccactctgcaatggGCCACGGAAGAAGAACCGCCCGGTCCCGTCGGCCGCCACCTCTTCATTTTCCTCCCTTCTTTTTCTGCTGGTCTCCCTCACGCTGGTCTCCCTCTCTGACATAGACCTAGAGGCGTCCACTTGTCCCGTCCCTCTACCTGAAGATAACACTAGAGTATTATGA